The genome window ATTTTCTTCTTTTTATTGTAGTAATTAATTATTATTTTGTTTTCTAGCTATTTTAGGTAAAATAAATCCAAGTCCGATAAGTACAATAGGAGTTAAAATATTTAAAGTTATTTGGAAAATCCATTCTGAACTAAAAACTTCAACATTTTTAGGGAAAATTCCCATTAAACAAGCAAAAGCAGTAAATCCAAAACACCAAACTCCAACTAAAGTAGCTATTTTATCATTAGATATTAATTTAAAAGTAGCTTTTTTCATTAGATCTCTATTTTTCATAAATCCTCTAAGTCCAATATAAGCTAAGAAAACCCATAAATATCTAAGAGGCATAACAATAGAATTTAAATCAAGTAACCAGTTATAAAGGTTGTTCATATCTCCAATACCAAGAGCAGGAATAATAATTAATATTCCAACTAAAATAGCAGTTAGCTTATATCCTGTAATAGGAGCTCCATATTCGTTAGTTTTAGTAAAAGAGTGTGGAATAAAGTTTTTATCTCCTTCACCAATTAGCATTTTAAGAGGAGCATCTATAGAAAACATTAAAGCAGAAATTTGTCCTAATGTATTAGCAATTGCGTATAATATCATCAATAGATTTCCAAGACCATAATATTCTCCTAATAGTTTAAATGCATAGTATTGTCCATTCATTTTTAGGTCTGCAGGAATATTTCCACTATTAAACATTATTCCCATTGCAAGAGAACCAAGTAGTGCTGACATACCAACAGAAGCAGCTAATACAATCATACCTTTAGGGAAATTTTTATTTGGATTCTCAACTTCTTTTACATATGGAGATATTTTTTCACAACCACCAACAGCAAAAACAAGCATAGATATAGTTGTAAAATATGCAAAATCAAATTTTGGCATAAAAGTTGAAAGACTCCAATTAGTAGTAGCAGAGTGTGCTCCTACAATTGAAGGTGCTGCTACAGTTAAAAGAATATATAAAATTCCCATAAAAAACATAGAAGTTCCAGCTAAAGCTCCTATTTTTTTTAAGGAATTAATTCCTCTTGAAGAAAGCCAAAGAAAAAATAGAAAAATAACAAGTACAATACTTTGTAACAAAAGTGGATTGAAATTTTTAATCATATCTCCATTTTGAAAGAATACCCAACTTAATGCAACTAAAGCTCCTTGTGGCTTTTGAGCTAAGTACGGAATATGTACAACCCAATATGTCCAACCAGCTAGATAAGCAATCATAGGTGTATAAGTTGAACCTATCCAACTTGAAACTCCTCCAGATTTATGATCAAATACAGATCCCATTTCTCCAACCATTAGAGCATATGGTAAAAAGTAAAATGTAAGGATAAGTAGCCATGATATAACTACTGTAAGACCTTGATTAGCGTAGTTGTTAACAACGTTTCCAAATCCCCAAACAACAGTGAATCCCATCATTGCAAGAGTACGCCAATTTAATTTTTTTGTGTTCATCAATATATTCTCCTTTAAAAATTATAATACTTGAGAATTATATCATAAAAAATACAATATACAAAGAAAATTAAAAAAAATTTCAAAAATATGAAAAAATAATAAAAAATTTATAAAAAAATAACATCTGTTATATTAAAAGAGATAATTGACATTAAATATGATAACATATATAATATAAATATAATTAAATAAGATCAAATGGTTTCAGTTTATACTGAATTAAAAGGGAAATAGGTTAAAATCCTATGCGGTCCCGCCACTGTAAAGATGATGAAAGCAGATTACCACTAGAAGAATTTCTGGGAAGGTTGTGAGTAAAGTGAATCTAAGCCAGGAGACCTGCCTTTGATTAAGAATAACTAACTTGCGAGGACGAGTATAGGAAAATATATTTTATTTTTTGGGTAAAATTATATGTATCCTAGACTTTAGTGTAAGTCTAGGATTTTTTATTAAGAGGTGAAATTTATGAAAAGAAGAGTGGAGAATTTTTTTAATCAAGTATTAATAGATGGAAAGATTTTTATAAAAGGTGAAAACACGCCATATACAGGAGTTCTTATTTGTAAATATTCAAATAATGAATTAAAAGAAGAGGTAAAATATATAGATGGAGTAAAGGAAGGAATATCTAAAAAGTATTATTCAAATGGGAATTTAAAAGAGAGTATAGAGTATAAGAATAATGAAATTGATGGAGAGTTTTTAGAGTTTTATCCAAATGGAATTTTAAAAGAATATGTACAATTTAAAAATAACCAAATGAACGGGGAATGGGTACAATATTATATAGATGGAAGTATTAGAGTAAGGGCATATTTCTTAAATGGAAAATTAAATGGAAAAAGAATTATTTACTCTCCAACTGGTGTTGTTTCAGAAATAGTGACTTTTAAGGATAATAAATTAAATGGTGAAAGTATAAAATACTATAAAAACGGGAATATTCAAGAGATAAAAAATTATAAAGCTGGAGAGTTAGAAGGAAATGTTACTTATTACTTTGAAAATGGTGATATTGAAATAAAAGAGGAGTATAAAAACTCTAAAAAAAATGGTAGATATATAAGATACTATAAAAATGGGATAATAAATGTTTTGGGAAATTTTAAAGAAAATATGTTAGATGGACATTGGAGCCTTTTTTATGAAAATGGTAAACTTTTTGGCCAACTTGATTTTGAAGAGGGAAAAATAGTTAATTTTTAAATTAAAATCAAAAATTAAATAATTAAAAAATATAAAAGGGAAAAATTTTACTTTTAATCTTTGTTGTATGTCTAACATTATATTACAGTAAATTTTTCCCTTTTCCTATTCTAATTGTAATAATTTTTTATTTAAAATTAAACAGAGATATCTCTAGCTCCATTTTCTATATCTTTTAAAAATCCTTTTATCTTATTTTTAAAGTTTTCATCTGGCATTTTTTCTAAAGCTTCAAGGATTGCTTTGCTTCCTAATTCTTTTAAATTATCATCAGCATAATCAAGAAGAAACTCTTTTAATGTCATAAGAGCATTAGCTTCACACATAACATTAATTTTACCACTTTTTGCAATTTCCATAAATCTATCTCCAGTACGTCCAGAACGATAGCAAGCTGTACAATAGCTAGGAATATATCCACTTTTAATTAAGCTTGCTAACATCTCCATAGGAGAACGATGATCACCAACTTCAAATTGAGCAGTATTTTCATTAGCTTCTGAATATCCTCCAACTCCTGTACAAGAACCAGTACTTACTTGAGATATTCCTAATTCAATAACACTATCTCTAAATTCAGCTTCCTCTCTTGTAGATAAAATCATACCAGTATAAGGAACAGCAAGTCTTAGAACTGCTACTATTTTTTTGAAATCTTCATCATTAACAAGATGAGGATATTGAGTTAGAGTAACATTACTAGCTTCTCTAAGTCTAGGAACAGATATAGTATGAGGACCTACACCAGTTACTTTCTCAAGTTCATTAGCATACATAATCATAGCTACAGTTTCATATTTATAATCATATAGTCCATATAGAACACCAATTCCTACATCATCTATACCAGCTTCTCTAGCTCTAAACATAGCAGTAGTATGGTAATAGTAGTCTTTTTTAGGACCAGATAAATGTAGTCTATCATATGTAGGTTTGTGGAAAGATTCTTGGAATAATGTATAAGTTCCTATTTGTGCTTCCTTTAATTTTTTATAGTTTTCAATAGTAGTAGCAGCAATATTTATATTAATTCTTCTAATGTTTCCATTTTCAAATTTAATAGAGTAAATATCTTTGATACATTGTAAAATATAATCTAAAGAACAATTTATAGGATCTTCTCCAGCTTCTAATACAATTCTTTTATGTCCAAGTTTTTCAAGTGCTTTAACTTCACTAACTAACTCTTCTCTTGTTAATTTTTTTCTATTAAGCTTATCATTGCAGTGTTGATATCCACAATAAACGCAATTGTTTACACAGTAGTTGCTTACATAAAGTGGAGCAAACATAACAATTCTTTTTCCATATATTTTTTCTTTAATTTGTTTAGCTACTTTAAACATTTTATTTAATAAATCATTATCTTTTATATTTAAAAGAATAGCAGCTTCTTCTGGAGTAATCCCTTCTGCAAGTGCAGCTTTTTCTATTATTTTTTCTACTCTCTCTTTGTCTTCTGAGTATAATTTGGCAGAGTCTAATATAGTATTAATTCTGTCTTCATTTAAAAAATTGATATCATATTTTTCTTCTCTCATTTTCCCTCCAATTAAAAACAGATTATTATAAAAACACATTACTTAATTATATCATAAAACTTGAGAAAAAAAGTCATATTTTTAATAAATTATTATTTTTTTCTAAAAGATAGAGCTTCCATAAGATGTTCTTTCTCTATATTTTTACTTTCAGCTAAATCAGCAATTGTTCTTGCTACTTTTAATATTTTATCAAATCCTCTTGCTGAAATCTCTAAAGTTTGTATAACTTTTTTAAAATACTCTTTATTTTCTTCAGAAAGTTGACAATATTTTTTTAGTTGTTTTTGTGTCATATTTCCATTACAAAACTCTTCATTTCCAAATCTTAATTTTTGAATAGTTCTAGCTTTTATAACTCTTTCTCTTATCTCTCTTGATGATTCAGAGGGTTTATAACTCATCAACTCTTCTTCTGATAATCTTCTCATTTCAACATGTAAATCAATTCTATCCATAATTGGACCAGAAATTTTTTTCATGTATTTATTTATCTCTGTTTGAGTACAAGTACATCTACCAGAAGGTTCAAAAGCATAACCGCATTCACAAGGATTAGTAGCAGCTAAAAAAATAAAATTAGTTTTAAAATTTACTCTATACTGTGCCCTTGAAATAGATAAAACCTGCTCTTCAAGAGGTTGTCTTAAGCTTTCTAACACACTTCTTGGAAATTCACCAAGTTCATCTAAGAAAAGAACTCCATTAGAAGCTAAACTAATTTCTCCAGGAGTAAATTTTTTTCCACCTCCAATAATAGAGATAGGTGTACTTGTATGATGTGGAGCTCTAAAAGGAGGAGTATTGATAATTGGTCTTTTCTCAGAAAGTTCACCAGCAATACTATATATTTTTGTACTTTCTATTGTTTCTTTTTCAGTTAGAGGAGGTAATATAGTAGTTATTCTTTTACATAACATAGATTTACCAGATCCAGGACTTCCAATTAATATGAGATTATGTTTTCCAGCAGCTGCAATTTCTAAAGCTCGCTTTGCCATAGCTTGTCCTTTAACATCAGAAAAATCAATCTCTTCTTCAGGAATATTAGGAATAATTTTTTCTTGTATAGTATGAATAATATTTTTAGATATAAATTCTCCTACTTCTTGTAAATTTTTTACTGGAATAATATCAACTCCCCTAATAAGAGAGGCTTCTTGATAATTTTCAAAGGGTAATACTACTCCTTTATATCCATTTTCTTTAGCAAAAATTACACTATTAAGTGCACCATTAACTCTTTTTATCTCTCCAGTAAGAGAAAGTTCTCCTAAAAAAAGATAATTCTCAAGAATGTTGTATCTATCTTTAATAAATCCCATTGTAGTCATAATTCCAACAGCTATAGGTAAGTCAAAATGTGCTCCCTCTTTTTTTATTCCAGCTGGGGAGAGATTTACTATTATTTTTTTAGGCTCTAACTTAAAATTACTGTTTTTTAAAGCTGTTCGTATTCTGTCTTTACTTTCTGAGATTGCAGTATCTCCTAAACCAATTATAGAAAAAATAGGTAATCCATTACTTATATCTACTTCAACATCAACTAAAAATGACTCTATTCCTATATAACTAGAACTTAACACTTTTTTGTTCATAGTATCAACTCCTTGTAGAAGAATAATCTTATTAGATTATACCATATTTTTTATAAGGAATTAGCTTATATTTACATTATATGTTATAATAAAAATTAAAGTAAACTTAAAATAAGGAGAGGAAAATGTATTTATTAGAATCAGTTTTAATTGGAGTAAGTCTGGCTATGGACGCTTTTGCAATCTGTTTATGCCAGGGATTATTAATAAAGGAGAATAAAGTTGCAGTAGCTTTAAAGTTTGGAATAACTTTTGGTTTATTTCAGATGGTGATGCCTTTATTAGGATTTTATATTGGAAGTATATTTAGTGATAGAGTTTCAACTTATGGAAATATAGTAGCCTTTGTTATTTTATTAATGATTGGAATAAATATGATAAGAGAGAGTGGGGAAGAACAATGTGAAGTAATAGTTGGAATAAAGAGTTTATTAACTTTAGGAGTTGCAACAAGTATTGATGCATTAGCTGTTGGATTATCTTTTGCTATGAATGGAGAGAAAATGATTTTTATTCCAGCTCTTATAATAGGAATAGTAACTTTAATAATTTCTTTTTTAGGAACAACTTTAGGAAATAAATTAGGAAGTATTTTAGGAAATAAAGCACACTATCTTGGAGGAACAATTTTAATATTATTAGGAATAAAAGCTTTAATTTCAAATTTTATATAATTTAAAGAGAGGAGAAAAATATGACGTTAAGACATTTATTAATCTTTATTGAAGTAGCTAAGTGTGGAAAAATGAGTCTTGCAGCTAATAAACTTTTTATTTCCCAACCTACAGTAAGTCAAGTAATTTCAGAATTAGAAGCTCATTATGAAGTAAAATTATTTGAAAGATTTCCAAAAACTCTTTGTATAACTGAAGATGGGAAAGTATTATTAAATCATGCTAAAAGAGTTATAAACTATTATAATATCTTAGAAGAAACTATGAAAAATCCTAGTCACGAGATGCCTTTACAAATAGGAGCTACTGTAACTATAGGAAATCGTTTAATAAGCCCAATTTTGAATAAGTTTAAAGAAAAATATGAAGGAGAAAAGACAAGAGTTTATATAAATAATACTAGAGAGATTGAAAAAAGATTACTTTCAAATGAATTAGATATTGGAATAGTAGAGGGGATTATAAAAAGTCCACATCTAGTAGTTACTCCGGTAAAAGAAGATAAATTAGTTTTAGTTTGTGGTGTAAATCATAGATTAGCTTCTAAAAATATAGTAGCTTTAAAAGATATTTTAAAAGAAAGCTTTATAATGAGGGAAGATGGAAGTGGAACAAGAGATATATTTACAAACTTTGTACAAGCTCAAGGGTATAATATAAATATTGACTGGGAAGCTAGTGAACCTGGAGCTATAATTCAAGGAGTAATAAATAACCATGGAATTACAGTGATATCAGAATGTTTAATAGAGAATGAAATAAAAGAAGGAAAGTTAAAAATCTTGGAGTTAAAAGGCTTTAAATGGAAACGTATGTTTAATTTAGTATATCATAAAAATAAGTTATTATCTCCAATGTTAAAAGGATTTATGGAAGAAGTTAAGGAAGTATGTAAAAAATAGTAAAAAAATAATCTAAAATTGATTAAAAATAAAGTGATTTTAATCACGACAATATAGGTTTTTTTGATAGGATATATCCAATAAAACTATTTTATTTTTTAAAAAAATTTTGCTATAATTCATGCTGAAATGTGTTAAAAGAGTATGAGTTTACAGTTTTAAGAAAGATTTAAGGAGTGAATGTCATGAAAGTTTTAATTATCGGAGGAGTAGCAGCAGGAACTAAAGTAGCTGCAAAATTAAAGAGAGAAAATCGTGATCATGAAGTAGTAATTATTACAAAAAGCAAAGATATTTCTTATGCAGGATGTGGATTACCATATTATGTGGGAAATATCATAAAAGATCAAGGACAATTAATAGTAAATACTCCAGAAAAATTTGCTAAACTTACTGGAGCAGAAGTTCATACTGAGACTGAAGCAATTGCTTTAGATAGAGCTAATAAAACAGTAAAAGCATTAGATTTAAAAACTAATGAAGAAAAAATTTACACTTATGATAAATTAGTAATAGCTACTGGAGCTAGACCATTTGTACCTAACTTAGAAGGAATTGATTTACCAGGAGTATATTTTATGAGAACTCCTGAAGATGCAATAAACTTAAGAGCTGATATTGAAGCTGGAAAAATAAAGAGAGCAGCAGTAATTGGTGGAGGATATATAGGTTTAGAAGTAGCAGAAAACTTAGCTTTACAAGATGTAAAAACAACTGTAATAGAAATGGCTCCAAATATTTTAACTGGATTTGACAGAGAATTTGCTGAATTTGCTGAAAATCATTTAGCAGATCATGGAATAATGGTATTTTCAAATACTAAATTAGAAGCTATCTTAGGAGAAGGAAAAGTAGAAAAAATTCAAACTTCAAGAAGAGCTATGAAAGTTGATGCTGTTATTATGTCAGCAGGAATTAGACCTAATACAGAATTCTTAAAAGATAGTGGAATTGAATTAAATCCAAATGGAACTGTAAAAGTTAATGAATATATGCAAACAAATGATGAAGATATTTATGCTGCAGGAGACTGTGTATTTGTAAAAAATATAATTACAGGAAAAGATGTATGGGCTCCAATGGGATCTACTGCTAATATGGAAGGACGTATTGTTGCTAGAAATATTAATGGTGAAAAAGTTGCTTATAAAGGAGTAGTAGGAACTGCAGTTGCTAAGTTACCAGGATTAAATGTTGGAAGAACAGGACTTACAGAAAAAGCTGCTAAAGAAGCTGGATTTAATCCTATAAGTGTTGTAACAGTAGCAGATGATAAAGCTCACTATTATGCTGGAGCTTCAAACTTCTTTATAAAATTAATAGCTGATAAAGATACATTAAAAGTATTAGGATTACAAGTAATGGGATCAGGAGCAGTAGATAAAGTTGTAGATGTAGTTGTAACTGCTATCTCTATGGGAGCTACATTACATGATTTAGAAGATTTAGATCTAGCTTATGCACCACCATTCTCAACAGCTATTCATCCATTAGTACATACAGTAAATGTAATGTTTAATAAATTAAAAGGAGCTTATGAAACAATAACTCCAGAAGAATATATGAATGGAGCAGCAGAAGGATATACAGTACTAGATGCTTGCTTAGTACCTACTTTAGAAGGAAAAGAATATTTAGATTTACCAACAATAACTGGAAAATTACCTAACCATGATTTAGATGAAAAAATGTTATTAATTTGTAACAAAGGTAAACGTGCTTACATGGTTCAAAATCGTTTAAAATATTATGGATATACTAATACAAAAGTATTAGAAGGTGGAGAAAAGTTTAATCCAATTAATGAAGATTAATTTGAGTTAAAAAGTTAAATTAAGTATTAATAAAGTAAATTAAAATGTATAAATAAAGAGGAGGATTTATCAATGGCATTAACACCAGAAGATATCAAAAGAGTAAAAGCTCTAGGGTTTTTACACAATAAGGGAACAGAAGAGTTCTCAGTAAGAGTTATAACAGAAAATGGAGTTATAACAGCAGCACAAAATACAGCTATATCAGAAGTAGCAGAGAAATTTGGATCAGGAAAAGTATCTTTTACTTCAAGATTAACAGTTGAAGTTCCAGGAATACACTATAATGATATAGAAGCAGTTAGAGAGTATTTCGCAAAATATGATTTAGTAACTGGAGGAACAGGTTCAAAAGTAAGACCAGTAGTTGCATGTAAAGGAACAACTTGTAACTATGGATTATGTGATACACAAGCTATAGCTAAAGAAGTTCATAAAAGATTCTTTGAGGGATATGCAGATGTAAAATTACCTCATAAATTTAAAATTGCAGTTGGAGGATGTCCAAATAACTGTGTAAAACCTGACTTAAATGATATAGGAATAATAGGACAAAGAGTACCTAAGTTTGATGAAGACTTATGTAGTGGATGTAAAAAATGTGGAGTAGAAGCTGTTTGTCCTATGAAAGCAGCTAAAGTAGTAGATGGAATATTAGAAATAAATAAAGATCTTTGCAATAACTGTGGACTTTGTGTAGGAAAATGCCATTTTGATGCTATCGAAGATGGAGATTATGGATTTAAAATCTACATCGGTGGAAGATGGGGTAAAAAGATTGCACATGGTATTGCATTAAGAAAAGTAT of uncultured Fusobacterium sp. contains these proteins:
- a CDS encoding amino acid permease, giving the protein MNTKKLNWRTLAMMGFTVVWGFGNVVNNYANQGLTVVISWLLILTFYFLPYALMVGEMGSVFDHKSGGVSSWIGSTYTPMIAYLAGWTYWVVHIPYLAQKPQGALVALSWVFFQNGDMIKNFNPLLLQSIVLVIFLFFLWLSSRGINSLKKIGALAGTSMFFMGILYILLTVAAPSIVGAHSATTNWSLSTFMPKFDFAYFTTISMLVFAVGGCEKISPYVKEVENPNKNFPKGMIVLAASVGMSALLGSLAMGIMFNSGNIPADLKMNGQYYAFKLLGEYYGLGNLLMILYAIANTLGQISALMFSIDAPLKMLIGEGDKNFIPHSFTKTNEYGAPITGYKLTAILVGILIIIPALGIGDMNNLYNWLLDLNSIVMPLRYLWVFLAYIGLRGFMKNRDLMKKATFKLISNDKIATLVGVWCFGFTAFACLMGIFPKNVEVFSSEWIFQITLNILTPIVLIGLGFILPKIARKQNNN
- a CDS encoding toxin-antitoxin system YwqK family antitoxin, which gives rise to MKRRVENFFNQVLIDGKIFIKGENTPYTGVLICKYSNNELKEEVKYIDGVKEGISKKYYSNGNLKESIEYKNNEIDGEFLEFYPNGILKEYVQFKNNQMNGEWVQYYIDGSIRVRAYFLNGKLNGKRIIYSPTGVVSEIVTFKDNKLNGESIKYYKNGNIQEIKNYKAGELEGNVTYYFENGDIEIKEEYKNSKKNGRYIRYYKNGIINVLGNFKENMLDGHWSLFYENGKLFGQLDFEEGKIVNF
- the hydG gene encoding [FeFe] hydrogenase H-cluster radical SAM maturase HydG; this encodes MREEKYDINFLNEDRINTILDSAKLYSEDKERVEKIIEKAALAEGITPEEAAILLNIKDNDLLNKMFKVAKQIKEKIYGKRIVMFAPLYVSNYCVNNCVYCGYQHCNDKLNRKKLTREELVSEVKALEKLGHKRIVLEAGEDPINCSLDYILQCIKDIYSIKFENGNIRRININIAATTIENYKKLKEAQIGTYTLFQESFHKPTYDRLHLSGPKKDYYYHTTAMFRAREAGIDDVGIGVLYGLYDYKYETVAMIMYANELEKVTGVGPHTISVPRLREASNVTLTQYPHLVNDEDFKKIVAVLRLAVPYTGMILSTREEAEFRDSVIELGISQVSTGSCTGVGGYSEANENTAQFEVGDHRSPMEMLASLIKSGYIPSYCTACYRSGRTGDRFMEIAKSGKINVMCEANALMTLKEFLLDYADDNLKELGSKAILEALEKMPDENFKNKIKGFLKDIENGARDISV
- a CDS encoding YifB family Mg chelatase-like AAA ATPase translates to MNKKVLSSSYIGIESFLVDVEVDISNGLPIFSIIGLGDTAISESKDRIRTALKNSNFKLEPKKIIVNLSPAGIKKEGAHFDLPIAVGIMTTMGFIKDRYNILENYLFLGELSLTGEIKRVNGALNSVIFAKENGYKGVVLPFENYQEASLIRGVDIIPVKNLQEVGEFISKNIIHTIQEKIIPNIPEEEIDFSDVKGQAMAKRALEIAAAGKHNLILIGSPGSGKSMLCKRITTILPPLTEKETIESTKIYSIAGELSEKRPIINTPPFRAPHHTSTPISIIGGGKKFTPGEISLASNGVLFLDELGEFPRSVLESLRQPLEEQVLSISRAQYRVNFKTNFIFLAATNPCECGYAFEPSGRCTCTQTEINKYMKKISGPIMDRIDLHVEMRRLSEEELMSYKPSESSREIRERVIKARTIQKLRFGNEEFCNGNMTQKQLKKYCQLSEENKEYFKKVIQTLEISARGFDKILKVARTIADLAESKNIEKEHLMEALSFRKK
- a CDS encoding manganese efflux pump MntP family protein, producing the protein MYLLESVLIGVSLAMDAFAICLCQGLLIKENKVAVALKFGITFGLFQMVMPLLGFYIGSIFSDRVSTYGNIVAFVILLMIGINMIRESGEEQCEVIVGIKSLLTLGVATSIDALAVGLSFAMNGEKMIFIPALIIGIVTLIISFLGTTLGNKLGSILGNKAHYLGGTILILLGIKALISNFI
- a CDS encoding LysR family transcriptional regulator yields the protein MTLRHLLIFIEVAKCGKMSLAANKLFISQPTVSQVISELEAHYEVKLFERFPKTLCITEDGKVLLNHAKRVINYYNILEETMKNPSHEMPLQIGATVTIGNRLISPILNKFKEKYEGEKTRVYINNTREIEKRLLSNELDIGIVEGIIKSPHLVVTPVKEDKLVLVCGVNHRLASKNIVALKDILKESFIMREDGSGTRDIFTNFVQAQGYNINIDWEASEPGAIIQGVINNHGITVISECLIENEIKEGKLKILELKGFKWKRMFNLVYHKNKLLSPMLKGFMEEVKEVCKK
- a CDS encoding FAD-dependent oxidoreductase → MKVLIIGGVAAGTKVAAKLKRENRDHEVVIITKSKDISYAGCGLPYYVGNIIKDQGQLIVNTPEKFAKLTGAEVHTETEAIALDRANKTVKALDLKTNEEKIYTYDKLVIATGARPFVPNLEGIDLPGVYFMRTPEDAINLRADIEAGKIKRAAVIGGGYIGLEVAENLALQDVKTTVIEMAPNILTGFDREFAEFAENHLADHGIMVFSNTKLEAILGEGKVEKIQTSRRAMKVDAVIMSAGIRPNTEFLKDSGIELNPNGTVKVNEYMQTNDEDIYAAGDCVFVKNIITGKDVWAPMGSTANMEGRIVARNINGEKVAYKGVVGTAVAKLPGLNVGRTGLTEKAAKEAGFNPISVVTVADDKAHYYAGASNFFIKLIADKDTLKVLGLQVMGSGAVDKVVDVVVTAISMGATLHDLEDLDLAYAPPFSTAIHPLVHTVNVMFNKLKGAYETITPEEYMNGAAEGYTVLDACLVPTLEGKEYLDLPTITGKLPNHDLDEKMLLICNKGKRAYMVQNRLKYYGYTNTKVLEGGEKFNPINED
- a CDS encoding 4Fe-4S binding protein, whose protein sequence is MALTPEDIKRVKALGFLHNKGTEEFSVRVITENGVITAAQNTAISEVAEKFGSGKVSFTSRLTVEVPGIHYNDIEAVREYFAKYDLVTGGTGSKVRPVVACKGTTCNYGLCDTQAIAKEVHKRFFEGYADVKLPHKFKIAVGGCPNNCVKPDLNDIGIIGQRVPKFDEDLCSGCKKCGVEAVCPMKAAKVVDGILEINKDLCNNCGLCVGKCHFDAIEDGDYGFKIYIGGRWGKKIAHGIALRKVFTSKEEALDVIEKAILLFREQGKTGERFAATIERIGFENVEAQLLANDLLDRKQEIIDAKLHLVGGATC